DNA from Streptomyces luteogriseus:
GTACGGACCGGGTTCCAGGCCCGCAAGGCCGCGCGGCTGAAGGACTTCGAGTACACCGACGCCTATCTGACGCCGGAGCAGGTGCGGGAGCGGGTCGAGGGGGCGAGCCGGCCGGAGTAGCACCGGGCCGGGCGGGAGCTTCCGCTCGTGGCATGTCATGCTGAGATACGGATCTTGGTGTGAGTCGGGAGAGAGTGCGGCGGCGTGAGGGCAGCGGGACGCGCGGTGCGGGCACGACTGCGGGACCGGATCGCGGCGTCCGACCCCGGTCTGCTGCGGTTGACGGCCGGATTGCGGACGGTCGGCGCGATCGCACTGACGCTGGCCGTGCTCTCCCTGCTCGGCGCCGACGTGCACATTCTGGTGGCGGGGGCCATAGCGGCGATGGTCGCCACCTTCGCCATCCGGGAGAAGCAGCTCGGGGCTCAGGCCGTGACCCTGGCTCTGGGGCTTCCGGTGGCCCTGGCCTCGGTGTCCCTGAGCGCGGTGCTCAACACGCGGGTCGTGGTCGGTGACGCCTTCTTCGTCGTCCTGATCTTCTGCGCGGTCTACGGCCGCCGCTTCGGCGACCGGGGCACCGCGCTCGGGTTGATCGGTTTCCAGGTCTACTTCCTGTCGCTGTTCGTCGGCGCCACCGTCGACACGCTGCCCGAGCTGTGCGGTGCCATGGCCGTGGCGTTCTGCTCCAGTGCCCTGATGCGCTTCGCGGTCGTGCCCGCGACTCCCACGGGCGTGCTGCTGCGGCTGCGCCTGGCCTTCCGTGCCCGGCTGGCCCAGCTGGTGTCCGCTCAGCTCGAACTCCTCGACGCCCCCGCGGAGGAGATGGACAAGGCGCTGAAGGCCCTGCGCGACGGCACCGCGCGGCTGCACGAGACGGCCATGATGATCCAGGGACAGCTGGAGGAGGGCACCCCGGACGAGTCGGCGGCACGGCTCGTGCAGCGCAGGATCGCCGACGCCGAGATCGCCGCCGAGCGGCTCGGCCTGTTGCTGCTGACCGCCCGCACCGCCGAACGGGCCGACACACTGACCCTGCACCTGCCGGGCGCGCCCGCACCGACGATCGCCGGTCCGGACATGCCGGACGAGGCCGGCGCCACGCTCCGCCGCGATCTGCTGGCGCTGCACACCCTGGTACTGCGGGCGGGAAGCGGCGACACGGGCACCGGGCTGGCCCATGTACGCAACCGGCTCCTCGGCTACCGGGACGAGGAGAACCTGCCGCCCGCGTCGGCAGCCCTCCAGGACGTCTTCCGCGGCATCGGCGAGTCGGCCCGCTCCGTGCTCGGGCTGCGGATCGCGCTGGACGGTCCCCAGGACGAGTCGGACGACTCCCCGGCGACGGCCCGTTCCCGCGAGGAACTGGACGCCGAGGACGCCGCGATCGACGGCGGTGGCGAAGAGGACGAGCAGGAAGAGCAGACCGGACTGCGGCGGCCCACCACCCGTGCGGCCGTGCAGGTCGCCGTCGGCTCGTCGCTGGCCATCGTGGGCGGCGAGCTGCTGTCCACGCAGCGCTGGTACTGGGCGGTGCTGACGTGCTGGATCGTCTTCATCAACACGTCATCGACGGGCGAGATCCTGGTCAAGGGGTACCGGCGGCTGCTGGGGACGGTGTTCGGCGTCGTGGCCGGCATCGGGCTCGCGGGTCTGGTCGGCAACCACACCTGGACGGCTTTCGCCCTGGTCCTGGTGCTGATCTTCGCGATGTTCTACTCGGCGCCGCTGTCGTACACGCTGATGTCGTTCTTCGTCACCGCGATGCTGGGGCTGCTGTACACGCTGCTGCACACCTACAGCCTCGATGTGCTCGTGCTGCGGATCGAGGAGACGGCGCTCGGCGCGGCCTGCGGGGTGGTGGCGGCGGCGCTGGTGCTGCCGGTGCAGACGGATCGCCGTACGAACGAGCTGCTCGGCACCGTGCTGGAGCGGCTGGCCGAGGTCACCGAGGCCGCGGTCGGCCAGCTCAGCGGCGGGCCGGCGGACGAGCTGCTGGACAAGGCGCGCGACCTGGACCAGGCGCTGGCCGATCTGCGGGCCGCGACCCAGCCGCTGACCCACCCGGTCACGCCGCTGCGGACCCGGCGCAACACGGCCCGGTACGTGGTGGCGCTGCTGGAGACGTGCGCGTACCACGCGCGGACGCTGGCGGCGACCGCCGAGCTGCTGCCCACGCATCCCTCGATCGCGGCGGACCCGCGACTGCGCGGGGCCGCCGGGCGCACGGTGCGCAACATCGAGACCATCGCGGTCCGGGTCGCCGACGAGCACGCGGGCGCGCAGGTCGAGACCGGGCCGAGCATCGCCTCCCTGCTGGGATCCGACGCGGGCACACCGCGCTACGGCCGCATCACCGACCGCGTGCTGCGGCATCTGGAGCGGCTGGACGAGGCCGTGGTGGGTCTCGCCCGGCCGCTGGGTGTGCCGGTGGCGGCGCCCAAGGGGTGAGAGCCGCCCCCGGAGTGCGGGCCACCGCCGGTCAGAAGTCCGTGGGCAGCCCGCTCACCTCGGCGATGCCTCGCAGCTCCTCGGTCTGCTTGTGCCGGTCCCGGATGTAGTCGGCTATCTCGCCGAGGCGGACCGGGTCGGACGCGGTGGTGGCGTCCGTGACGATCCTGACCGGGCCGGTGTCGTCGACGTCGAGTTCGACCACTTCGTTGTCCAGGCGGCCGGTGACGGCGGTGGCGATGACGAGGGCCACCTCGTCACGGACCTCCTGGGGCAGTTCGTCGTTGGCGCCGGAGTCGAGCGCGAAGTCGAGGCTGGACAGGCGTTCCTCGTCGATCGCCTCGAGGACCGGTTCCACCGCGCGCATCAGAAGGCGGTAGTCCTCCGTGTCCATCCGGATGCGCAGGAGGTCCAGGTACGCGTCCACGGGCCGGCCGTCGCCATGCGGAATCTCGGAATCGCTCATTGGCATCGTGTTCCCCGCAGAACGCGACTCAGACGCGTCGCCACCGGGCCATGGCGAAAGAGAACACTCCGAAGAGCACCAGCCCGGCCGCGACGCAGACCAGAAGCCAGGGGCCGAGTGGAGTGTCGGCGAAGGTGCGCAGGGTGTCGTCCAGGCCCTTGGCCTTGTCGGCTTCGTAGGCGATGGCGGCCCGTACGGCGAAGACCCCGGCCACCGCGAAGACCAGCCCTCGGGCGGCGCCGCCGACCACGCCGGTGACGTCCACCAGCTGCCGCGTCCGGTGGCTCATCTGCCCCAGCCGGAGCTTGTCGTGGAACTTGCGCAGCACCGCGCGTACGGCGATCCAGCCGCCGGCCACGACGATCCCGATGCCGACGGCGCCGACCAGCCACTGGCCGGCGGGTATCTCCAGGACCCTGGCCGTGGCGTCACGGGACTGCTGGTCGCTGGATCCGCCACTCTGGTGGCGGCTGAGGGCGAACGACAGCACCGAATAGGCGACGAAGACGTAGAACGCGAAGCGGACCGTCGCCATCAGCCGTTTGCGTGCGCTGCGGCCGTCCTTGCCGACCGAGCCGAAGAGCGCTTCGGACAGCCTCCACAGGGCCATGCCGACGAGCCCGATGCCCAGTGCCCACAGCAGCACCGCTCCGAAGGGCTTCTGCGCCAGTTCCTGCAGGGCTCCCCCGCGGTCGGCCTGGCGGCCGGTGTCGCCGAAGGCGATCTGCAGGGCCAGCGCTCCGACGAGCAGATAGATCACGCCCCGGGCGGCGAAGCCCGCCCGTGCCGCCCCCTCGGTCACCGAACCCCGCGCCATCCGCCGGGCCCGGAATCGACCGCTCTGTGCCATCGCACTCGTGTTCATGTCGACCTCCCGGGAGTGCGGATGCCCCGGGTCGGCGTTCACACACCCTCCACAGCCCTCGGACCAGGGGATTCCGCTTCCAGCCGGCGTGTGGGCGGCGCCGCGGCGCCGCCTCCGTGGCCGGTCAGGACCGCCGGAACCGCGATCCGCGGCCGGCGCTGCCGAGGGCGTGCAGATGTTCCAGCGCGTCCAGGACCACGGTGTCGTCGTGCCAGGCGAGCCAGCGGCCCGCCTGGCCGCCGATGGTGTCGAGGACCTTCGTCTGGGTCGTCGTCAGTCCGTCGAGGGGCCGGTCCAGGTGGGCCGACACCATGCCGACGCACAGTCCGGACGCGGTCGTCAGGGGGACGCTGTGGCATGCCCTGCTGCCCGCCGCGAGGATGGCCTGCCGGGCCGGTTCGGTGAACACCGGAGCACTCTCCACGTCGTGCACGGTGACCTGGGCGAGGTCCCGGGCCGCCTGGGCGCAGGACGTGCCGTCCTCGCCGACGTGGGCGAAGAAGTCGACGAAGTCGTCCGTGAGGCCGGTGTGCTGCTCGATGCGCAGCCCTCCCCGGGCCGGGTCGGCGAGCTGCACATTGCCCATGTCGGTACCGACCACCGCCAGGGTGGAACGCAGCACGGCCTTCAGGACGGCACCGCGGCTGCCGGACCCGGAGCGGTGCGCCCGGGTGAAGGTCAGGTCGGGTTCCGGCCCGCGGACGCGTTCCGGGAACCACAGCCTCCCCGTCCCGTCCGGGCGCGGCGCGGTCACCAGCACACCGGCCAGCGTGCGCAGCTTGACGTTGTAGCGCTGTGACGCCCGCTGCATCAGCGCGAAGGCGCTCTCCCCGTCGGGCAGCGCATAGCGCTCCTGCACGATGCCCTGCGCCTGCGAGATCAGCGGGCGGACCCGAGCCCGGGCCCGCAGGTCACGCAGCTCGGCACGCAGGCGCTCCAGCTCGCCCTCGTCGGCCACTGGCCGGCGGGTTGTGGACATGGGACTCCCGGAATCTCGATGGCTGTGACGTGAAACGGGCCCGGCCGCGACTTGCGCCGCCGGCCGGGCTCGTTCCGATTCGCCTTCCCCGTCGTGTCAGCGGCACACGCTCATCAGGCGGGCTCCGGGGTGGGAATGCGCTGTCCGCCCGCCGGCGCAGCGGGCTCGGGGACCGGCGCGGGTGCGGCGGCGAGCCACTGGCGGGCAGCGTCCAGGGCGCGCTGGACATCGCGGGTGCCGGTCGACACGCACAGCGTGTACGCCAGGTCACGCGCCCTGGCATCCAGCTCCCCCGGTCCGCGGGCGCCCTCGGCGCCCGTCAGGGCCTCGTACTCGTCGACGAGTCGGCGCAGCACGGCGGGGTGGGGCCTCAGCATGGTCGTTCGCTCCTCGTGGGGTCGGATGGTCAGGCCGTCGTGGAGGGGCCGCTGCCCCGGTTGCCCGTCCGCTGCCCCAGGACCTCGTCGCGCACCCGGGCGCAGCTGCGGCTGATGAGGCGGGAGACGTGCATCTGGGAGATGCCGAGGTGGTCGGCGATGCGGCTCTGGGTCATGTCCTCGAAGAAGCGCATGTAGAGGATGGCCCGTTCGCGCTCCGGCAGGCGGCGCAGTCCTTCCTTGGCGGACTCGCGGTCCACGACGATGTCGTAGGAGGAGTCGGCCGCGCCGAGGGTGTCCGCGAGGCTGTAGCCGTCGTCGTCGGCCGAGAGCTCGGCGTCCAGCGACAGGGTGCTGAAGCTGTCCAGCGCCTCGAGCCCGGCGTTGACCTCTTCCTCGGTCAGGCCGGTGTGGGTGGCGAGGTCCGCCACCGAGGGCTCGGGGCTGCCCGGGTTCTGGGTGAGTTCGCGGCGTGCCACCCGCACCTTGTTGCGCAGTTCCTGCACACGGCGGGGGACCCGCAGGGCCCACATGCGGTCCCGGAAGTGCCGCTTGACCTCACCGGTGATGGTGGGGACGGCGTAACTCTCGAAGGCACCCCGGCTCGGGTCGAACCGGTCGATGGCCTTGACCAGGCCCAGCGCGGCGACCTGACGGAGATCCTCGATCGACTCCCCGCGGTCGCGGAAGCGGCCGGCGATCCGGTGAGCCATGGGCAGCCACAGCGTGACCAGTTCGTCGCGGACGGCCTCCCGATCGGGGCCCTCTTCCAGTTCGGCCATTCGGGCGAAGAGGGCGGCTGTGTCGGGGGCGTCGTCGTGACGCCGCCGTGAGGCGGTGGTCGTCGTTTCGGGCGTGCCGGGACGATGGGTGGGCGTTTCGATGAGCATGCGGATTCGCTCCTGAACGGTGGTTTCAGGGACTGACCGCGGGAAGGTTGCTGCCCGGATGCGCCTGGAGGCCTCCGGGGCAGTAGGTACCGCTCCCGCTGGCGCGCCTCCGGTCCGAAGCACGAAATTGCGTCTGCCCTGGCCCCGGGGGAACAAACTCCGCTTTGCAGTGCAATTTGTCGGGCACCGCTCGCGGGTGGTCAGGACAGGGGCACGACGGCAGTGATGCACTTGCCCCCGGCAGGCAGATCCGACACCCGCACGTCGCGGGAGAGCCGGCAGACGATGGGCCAGCCGTGGCCGCCGTGCCGCAGCCGTCCGTGAGGATCGGTGCGGGGCATGGTCACGGGCAGTGCGTCACTGCGGTCGCTCACCGAGAGGCGTACACCGGGGCCGTCGACGTCCACCTGGAAGTCGGTCACACCGCCACCGTGCAGAATCGCGTTGGTCGTCAGTTCCGAGACGACGAGCAGAGCGTCGGACAGGGCGTCCGTGTCGCACGGGGTATGGGTGGCCCGGCAGCGTTCGGCCACGGCTCGCTCCACCGCTCGGCGCGCCTCGGCGGGTTTGCTGGGCCGGGTGCGGTGGGCTCCGGGCGGCCCGAGTACGGATTCGATCATGTGCTCGTCGCACATTCTGCAGCTCCTGACAGCGCGAACGGATACCGGGTCCGTACCGCGTACCGGGGCCGCCCGCACGGGTCTGCCCGGGGTCCACGGACCCACTGATTGCTCCACCTGACACGGCGTTCGGGACGCGCACCGCGCGAGCGCCGCGGTCATACTCTTCGGCTCACCTTTCCCCGCACCTGCAAACCTCGGGCGCGGCCGGAAGACCCGAGAACACCTCGAACGGTCGTGGACCGGTGCCATCTCCGGCCGCTGGGCGGGTACGCGGGGTGCATGACCGATGTGGTGGATTCGGACGAGCTGCTGCGGCGTATCCGGCGTGCGAGGGACTGCGCGGCGCAGGAGGAGCGGACGTGGCGGGCCAGGAGCGAGGAGCTGGACGCGACCGACCCGCAGGGGGCCCGGGACGCGACCGTGCGGCAGATGTCCTACGAGGCGGTGCTGCGGGTGCTGGACGAGATCGTGACTCCGGGCAAGCACGTGCCGGAGGAGTGACCGGGCGGAGGCCGGTGCCGGTGCGGGTGGGGCCGGATTGCGAGGGCACACGCCGGGAACCCGGCGCGCATGACTGCCGACCACACGCGAGCACCGGTTCTGGAAGCCCTGGACGAGTACCGACGCAAGGGACATCTGTCGTTCACTCCCCCCGGGCACAAGCAGGCCCGCGGCGCCGATCCGGCGGTCCGGGAGATCCTCGGTGACGCGGTGTTCCACGGGGACGTGCTGGCCTCGGGCGGTCTGGACGACCGGCTCACCCGGGGCCGGGTGCTGCAACGGGCCCAGGAGCTGATGGCCGACGCGGTGCACGCCGAGCACACGTTCTTCAGCACGTGCGGGAGTTCCCTGTCGGTGAAGGCCGCGATGCTGTCGGTCGCCGGGCCGCACGAGAAGCTGCTGGTCGGGCGTGACGCCCACAAGTCGGTGGTGGCCGGGCTGATCATCTCCGGTATCGAGCCGGTCTGGGTCGAGCCCCGGTGGGACGCCGAGCGGAAGCTCGCCCATCCCCCGTCCGCCGAGGAGTTCGACCAGGCCTTCGAGGCGCATCCGGACGCGCGCGGCGCGCTGGTCACGAGCCCCACGCCGTACGGCGGCTGCGCGGACCTGCGGGCGATCGCCGATGTCTGTCACCGGCGCTCGCGGCCGCTGATCGTCGACGAGGCGTGGGGCGCGCATCTGCCGTTCCACCCGGATCTTCCGTCCTGGGCGATGGACGCGGGCGCGGACATCTGCGTGACCAGCATCCACAAGATGGGCAGCGGTCTGGAGCAGGGCTCCGTCTTCCATCTGCAGGGCGACCTGGTGCCGCCGGAGCTGCTGGGGATGCGCGCGGACCTGCTGGGCACCACCAGCCCCTCGGTGCTGATCTTCGCGGGTCTGGACGGCTGGCGGCGGCAGATGGCGCTGCACGGCCAGGAGCTGATGGGCGGTGCGCTGGACCTCGCGGCCGGGGTCCGGGCCGCCATCGAGGAGATCGACGGACTGCACGTCAACGACCGGGACGACTTCTGCGGCTCCGGCCTGTCCGACGACTTCGACCCGCTGCCCGGCGTCATCGACCTCACCGGGCTCGGCATCACGGGCTTCCAGGCGGCGGACTGGCTGCGCGAGCACCGGCACATCGACGCGCATCTGGTGGACCACCGCCGCATCGGCGCGCAGATCACCCATGGCGACGACCGGGAGACCACCGGGCAGTTGCTGGAGGCGCTGCGGGACCTCGCGCATGCCGCGCCGGAGCTGCCCAGGGCACCACGGGTGGAGGTGCCGTCTCCGGCGGAGCTGCGGATGGAGCAGGCGGTGCTGCCCCGGGACGCCTTCTTCGGCCCGGCCGAGTCCATGCCGGTCGGTGAGGCGGCCGGGCGGATCGCGGCCGAGATGATCACGCCGTATCCCCCGGGCATCCCCGCGGTCCTCCCGGGCGAGCGGCTGACGGAGCCGGTGCTGGCGTACCTGCGGACGGGGCTGGACGCGGGCATGCACCTGCCCGACCCGGAGGACCCGGAGCTGGAGACGGTGCGGGTCCTCGCGGAGTGACCCGGGAAGTGAAACGGGTCACGCAACCGGGTCCTGGAGGCGCACACACCCCCTAGATGGTTTACGGTTCACTCATACGTGGTGACGGAGTCGACCCCTCGTCCTCCTCACCGCTGTACGGCCCTGGCTGGTCTCCCCCGTCCAGCCAGGGCTTTTTCACGCCCGGACGGTCCGTCGCAAGAAGTCTCGTACGCCGAGGTGCCCAAGGCCCCGGCAGCGGCTGAAATGGGATTGGGGACAGCACCGCAGTCGACCGCCCGGCGAGGAGCTCCGCATGACCAAAGCGATCAAACTCCTGACCGCCCTGCCTCCGCCCCAGCGGCAGCGCCTGATGACGCTCGCCCGGGAGGTGTCCTTCCCCGAGGACGCCCGGATCTTCGAGGCGGACGGCCCGGCCGACCGCTTCTGGGTCATCCGCTCCGGCGCCGTCTCCCTGGACCAGCAGGTGAACTCCCTGCAGCGGGTGACCGTGGCCAGCCTCGGCGCGGGCGACCTGCTCGGCTGGTCGTGGCTCTTCCCGCCGTACACCTGGGACTTCGGCGCGGTGGCCTTCAGCCCGGTGCGGGCCTACGAGTTCGACGCGGGGGCCGTACTGAAGCTGTGCGAGGAGGACTCGGAGCTCGGGGTGATGCTGGTGCGCAACGTCGCCGAGGTGCTCGCGCACCGGCTGGAGATGACCCGGGGCAAGCTGATGGAGCAGTACACGCTGCACCGGCGCGGAGTCCTCTGAGACGTCAGACGCGGTAGCGCCGCAGCGCCGGTACGGCGGCGGCCAGCACCAGCATCACCGCGACGACCAGCAGCCCGCCGCCCGCGACGGCGGCGCGGGGGCCGAAGGCGGATCCCGCGGTGCCGTGCAGCACGTCGGCGAGACGCGGGCCGCCCGCCACGACGACGGTGAACACCCCCTGCATCCGCCCGCGCATCTCGTCGGTGGCGGCGGACAGCAGGATCGCCCCGCGGAAGACCATGGAGACCATGTCGGCCACCCCGGCGAGGGCGAGGAACGCCACCGCGACCCAGGGGCTGCGGCTCAGCCCGAAGCCCGTGATGGCCACACCCCAGGCGACCACCGCCCCGATGACCATCCAGCCGTGCCGCCGGGCGCGGGAGAAGGTCCCGGAGAACAGCCCGCCCAGCACGGCGCCGACGGGGATCGCCGCGAACAGCAGGCCCAGCGCGAGCCCTTCGCCGTACGGGGCGTAGGTCTGGGAGGCGAGCTGCGGGAACAGGGCACGGGGCATGCCGAGGACCATGGCGATGATGTCGGCGAGGAACGACAGCAGCAGCACGGTGTGCCCGGAGATGTAGCGGAAGCCGGCGGCGATCTCCTTCACGCCCGCGCGCCGCACCGCCGTACCGGCCAGGGGCGGCAGCGCGGGCAGCCGGTGGACCGCCCACACCGTCACGCACAGGGCCAGGGCGTCGATCAGGTACAGCTCGGGCAGCCCGATGACGGGGATGAGGGCGCCGGCGAGCAGGGGGCCCGCCACCTGCCCGGTCTGCATCACGGTCGAGCCGAGGGCGCCCGCGGCAGGCAGTTCGTCCTCGGGGACCAGCCGGGCGATGGAGGCGTTGCGGGCCGGTGCGTTGAGGCCCCAGAAGGCCTGCTGCACGGCGAGCAGCAGCATGAGCGCGCCCACCGACTCCAGGCCCACGAAGGCCTGGAGCCAGAACAGCACCGAGGTGACGGCGATGCCGCTGTTGGTGATCAGCAGCAGCTTGCGCCGGTCCATGGTGTCGGCGATCGCCCCACCCCACAGCGCGAACACGATCAGGGGCACGAGCCCGGCCAGGCTCGCGGCGCCGACCCACGCCGAGGAGCCGGTGATGTCGTAGATCTGCTTGGGGACGGCGACGGCGGTGAGCTGGCTGCCGACGGCCGTGACGATGGTCGAGCCCCACAGCCGCCGGTAGGCGGGGCGGCGCAGGGGCCGGGTGTCCATGGCCCAGCGCCGCCGGGGTGCCCGCGGATCGGGTTCCCGCTCTTCGGTCGTGCTCTCGCTCGTGTCCACGCGCCGCTTCCTCGATGCTCGCTACATCTTTTCGGGCGGGGATCACTATCGCAGCAGCCTGCCGGGGCATCGCGGCCGAGGTGTCAGCTTCCGATGACGAGCACGGCGCCGAGCACGATCATCGTGGCGGCGACCAGTCCGTCGAGGACGCGCCAGGCGGCCGGCTTGGCCAGGAAGCGGCCGAGCATCCGGGCGCCGAACCCGAGGGCGGTGAACCAGCACAGGCTGGCCAGCACCGCGCCGAGGCCGAAGGTCCAGCGCAGTTCACCGTGGTCGGCGGCCACGGAGCCCAGCAGGAACACGGTGTCGAGGTAGACGTGCGGGTTGAGCCAGGTCATCGCCAGACAGGTGAGTACGGCCCGGCGTACCGATCCGGCCGCCTCCCCCTCGGTGCGCAGTGCGTCGCCGCCGGGCCGCAGCACCCGGCGGGCGGCCAGCGCACCGTAGACCAGCAGGAACGCGCCGCCGATCCAGCCGACCACGGTCAGGGCTCCCGGCCACTTCACCACCACCGCGCCGACCCCGCCCACCCCGAGCGCGATCAGCGCCGCGTCCGACAGGGCGCAGATGGCGACCACGGCGAGGACGGCCTGGCGGCGGATCCCCTGGCGCAGGACGAAGGCGTTCTGGGCGCCGATGGCGACGATGAGGGACAGTCCGGTGCCGAAACCGGCGGCGCCGGCGGTGAAAGTGCTGGTCATGGCGTCGACGCTACGGACGCCCACCACTCGGGTCCAGCTAAAGATTCTTACGTATCATTAGCACACGTGATGATGACCGATCTCCCGCTGGACCAGGTGCGGACCCTGCTCGCCGTCGTGGACGAGGGGACGTTCGACGCGGCGGCGGCCGCACTGCATGTGACGCCGTCGGCGATCAGCCAGCGGGTGAAGGCGCTGGAGCAGCGCACGGGCCGGGTCCTGCTGCTGCGGACCAAGCCGGTGCGGCCGACCGAGTCGGGTGAGGTGCTGGTCCGGCTCGCCCGCCAGGTGGCGCGCCTGGAGCACGACGCCTACGCGGAGCTGGGACTGGCCGACACCGGGGAGCCGGTCCGGGTGTCGGTCGCGGTCAACGCCGACTCGCTGGCCACCTGGTTCCTGCCCGTGCTCGCGCGCGTGCCGCAGGAGCCGCGGCTCTGCTTCGAGCTGCGCCGCGAGGACGAGGATCACACGGCGGCCCTGCTGCGGGAGGGCGTGGTGATGGCCGCGGTGACCTCGTCACCGGACCCCGTGCCGGGCTGCTCCGTGCGCCCGCTCGGGCGGATGCGCTATCTCCCCGTGGCCGCGCCGGACTTCGCCGCGCACCATCGCGGCGGGCCACTGGCACAGGTGCTCACCGAGGTGCCCGTGGTGGTCTTCGACCGGCGTGACGACTTCCAGGACGGCTTCGTCCGCGGGCTCACCCGGGGACGCAGCGGCGCGAGTGCGCTGCGGCACTACGTGCCGACCTCGGAGGGCTTCGTCGAGGCCGTCGCCGCCGGCCTGGGGTGGGGCCTGGTACCGGAGCCCCAGGCGGATCCCCTGCTGCGCGCGGGCCGGCTCGTCGGCATCGCCCCGGGCCGCACGGTCGACGTGCCGCTGTACTGGCAGCAGTGGAAGCTCGACTCGCCGGCGCTGGCGCAGGTGGCGGAGACGGTGACGGCGACCGCGGCGGAGACGCTGCGGGCCTGACGTCTCAGTCGCGGATGCCCTCGAGCCGGGCGGCCGCGCTCTCCAGGAGCATCTCCAGGGCCGTCGGGTAGGCGCTGGTGAGCATCCGGGTGGCGAGCAGCGGCGCCGCCTCGGCGATGCGGGGATGGGTGGCGGCGGGCAGACGGGCGTAGGTGGAGCGCCACATGTCCTCGTCGGCGTGCAGCGAGTCCCTGGGCAGGGCCAGCGAGGCGGCGTCCAGCGCGGCGAAGGCCAGGGTCTGGTCGATGAAGGCGTGGTAGATGCGCACGGTGTCGGGCAGCGGGAAACCGGCCCTGCGCAGGACGTCCAGGACGGCCTCGTCCGCGGCCAGCTCGTGGGCCCGCCCCGTGACACGGTTCGTGGTCAGCAGGGCGGCTTGCGGATGGGCCAGGTACGCCGCGTGGATGCGCAGCCCGAAGGACCGCAGATCCTCCCGCCACTCCCCCGTGGGCCGCCAGCCCTCGAGTGCCTGGCCGATGAGCGCGTCGCCGATGGCGAGGGTCAGGTCGTCCATGCCGCGGAAGTACCGGTAGAGCGTGCTCGGGTCGGCGTCCAGGGCGAGGCCCAGCCGGCGGGCGGTGAGTCCGGCGCTGCCGTGTTCGCGCAACATGCGCAGCGCCGTCTCGACGATCAGCTCCTCCGTCAGCACGGTGCCGCTCTTGGTGGGCCTGCGCCGGCGGCGTTTCTCCTCGGGTACCACGGGCTTGGGCACGACGTCCCCCTCCTTGTCCTTCCTTATGCCAACGCCATTGACCTTATGCCGCGGGGCGGCGTTTCATCACTGCAAGGACGCGGCACGTTCTTCGCAAATAGGGAGTTTCTGTCATGCGTGTACTGCTCGTGGGTGCCGGTGGTGTGGGCGGGGCGATCACCCGG
Protein-coding regions in this window:
- a CDS encoding SigB/SigF/SigG family RNA polymerase sigma factor, yielding MLIETPTHRPGTPETTTTASRRRHDDAPDTAALFARMAELEEGPDREAVRDELVTLWLPMAHRIAGRFRDRGESIEDLRQVAALGLVKAIDRFDPSRGAFESYAVPTITGEVKRHFRDRMWALRVPRRVQELRNKVRVARRELTQNPGSPEPSVADLATHTGLTEEEVNAGLEALDSFSTLSLDAELSADDDGYSLADTLGAADSSYDIVVDRESAKEGLRRLPERERAILYMRFFEDMTQSRIADHLGISQMHVSRLISRSCARVRDEVLGQRTGNRGSGPSTTA
- a CDS encoding ANTAR domain-containing protein, whose translation is MSTTRRPVADEGELERLRAELRDLRARARVRPLISQAQGIVQERYALPDGESAFALMQRASQRYNVKLRTLAGVLVTAPRPDGTGRLWFPERVRGPEPDLTFTRAHRSGSGSRGAVLKAVLRSTLAVVGTDMGNVQLADPARGGLRIEQHTGLTDDFVDFFAHVGEDGTSCAQAARDLAQVTVHDVESAPVFTEPARQAILAAGSRACHSVPLTTASGLCVGMVSAHLDRPLDGLTTTQTKVLDTIGGQAGRWLAWHDDTVVLDALEHLHALGSAGRGSRFRRS
- a CDS encoding aminotransferase class I/II-fold pyridoxal phosphate-dependent enzyme; this translates as MTADHTRAPVLEALDEYRRKGHLSFTPPGHKQARGADPAVREILGDAVFHGDVLASGGLDDRLTRGRVLQRAQELMADAVHAEHTFFSTCGSSLSVKAAMLSVAGPHEKLLVGRDAHKSVVAGLIISGIEPVWVEPRWDAERKLAHPPSAEEFDQAFEAHPDARGALVTSPTPYGGCADLRAIADVCHRRSRPLIVDEAWGAHLPFHPDLPSWAMDAGADICVTSIHKMGSGLEQGSVFHLQGDLVPPELLGMRADLLGTTSPSVLIFAGLDGWRRQMALHGQELMGGALDLAAGVRAAIEEIDGLHVNDRDDFCGSGLSDDFDPLPGVIDLTGLGITGFQAADWLREHRHIDAHLVDHRRIGAQITHGDDRETTGQLLEALRDLAHAAPELPRAPRVEVPSPAELRMEQAVLPRDAFFGPAESMPVGEAAGRIAAEMITPYPPGIPAVLPGERLTEPVLAYLRTGLDAGMHLPDPEDPELETVRVLAE
- a CDS encoding DUF5133 domain-containing protein, with translation MLRPHPAVLRRLVDEYEALTGAEGARGPGELDARARDLAYTLCVSTGTRDVQRALDAARQWLAAAPAPVPEPAAPAGGQRIPTPEPA
- a CDS encoding FUSC family protein codes for the protein MRAAGRAVRARLRDRIAASDPGLLRLTAGLRTVGAIALTLAVLSLLGADVHILVAGAIAAMVATFAIREKQLGAQAVTLALGLPVALASVSLSAVLNTRVVVGDAFFVVLIFCAVYGRRFGDRGTALGLIGFQVYFLSLFVGATVDTLPELCGAMAVAFCSSALMRFAVVPATPTGVLLRLRLAFRARLAQLVSAQLELLDAPAEEMDKALKALRDGTARLHETAMMIQGQLEEGTPDESAARLVQRRIADAEIAAERLGLLLLTARTAERADTLTLHLPGAPAPTIAGPDMPDEAGATLRRDLLALHTLVLRAGSGDTGTGLAHVRNRLLGYRDEENLPPASAALQDVFRGIGESARSVLGLRIALDGPQDESDDSPATARSREELDAEDAAIDGGGEEDEQEEQTGLRRPTTRAAVQVAVGSSLAIVGGELLSTQRWYWAVLTCWIVFINTSSTGEILVKGYRRLLGTVFGVVAGIGLAGLVGNHTWTAFALVLVLIFAMFYSAPLSYTLMSFFVTAMLGLLYTLLHTYSLDVLVLRIEETALGAACGVVAAALVLPVQTDRRTNELLGTVLERLAEVTEAAVGQLSGGPADELLDKARDLDQALADLRAATQPLTHPVTPLRTRRNTARYVVALLETCAYHARTLAATAELLPTHPSIAADPRLRGAAGRTVRNIETIAVRVADEHAGAQVETGPSIASLLGSDAGTPRYGRITDRVLRHLERLDEAVVGLARPLGVPVAAPKG
- a CDS encoding DUF1206 domain-containing protein: MNTSAMAQSGRFRARRMARGSVTEGAARAGFAARGVIYLLVGALALQIAFGDTGRQADRGGALQELAQKPFGAVLLWALGIGLVGMALWRLSEALFGSVGKDGRSARKRLMATVRFAFYVFVAYSVLSFALSRHQSGGSSDQQSRDATARVLEIPAGQWLVGAVGIGIVVAGGWIAVRAVLRKFHDKLRLGQMSHRTRQLVDVTGVVGGAARGLVFAVAGVFAVRAAIAYEADKAKGLDDTLRTFADTPLGPWLLVCVAAGLVLFGVFSFAMARWRRV
- a CDS encoding ATP-binding protein, which produces MCDEHMIESVLGPPGAHRTRPSKPAEARRAVERAVAERCRATHTPCDTDALSDALLVVSELTTNAILHGGGVTDFQVDVDGPGVRLSVSDRSDALPVTMPRTDPHGRLRHGGHGWPIVCRLSRDVRVSDLPAGGKCITAVVPLS